The following nucleotide sequence is from Patescibacteria group bacterium.
CTTGGTTCCTCGCTTGATGTTATTGGTCCAATGGGGAGATCAGTTGGGGATGTAGAAATACTGTTTGACGCAATAAAAGGGGAGGATCCTCTTGATAATACGTCTATACCACTTAAGGAAGTTAAAGGAAAAACAAAACAGAGGTGTGTAATCGGAGTACCACGGCACTTCATGGAAGAAGGAATAGATGACGATGTGCTTCTCAATTTCAACGAATCGCTAGAAAAACTCAGGAATCTTGGACATGAAATAAAAGATATTACGCTTCCAAATATCAAACATTCACTTGCCGTCTATTATATTTTGATGCCTGCGGAAGCTTCTGCCAATCTTTCTAGATTTGACGGTGTTAAATACGGCCTTCATGTTGATGGTAAGAATCTGCTTGAGGACTACACAAAAACCAGAGGTCTCGGATTTGGAAGTGAAGTGAGAAAAAGAATACTACTTGGCACCTATTTGCTCTCCGCCGGTTACTACGATTCGTATTACAACAAAGCTCAATCTCTACGGGAGCTTATAACGAGAGACTTTACCGATGTGTTTAATTCGGGCAACGTTGATGTTGTCGCAACTCCGACAACTCCTACACCGGCATTTAAAATAGGTGAAAAGAGCGACTCACTCTCTATGTATTTAGCTGATATTTTTACCGTACCGGCAAACCTTACCGGCATGCCGGCACTTTCATTACCGTCTGGTCTTGTTTCGAGAGACGGAACTGGATTGCCAGTAGGTTTTCAGCTGACAGCTTTACATCAGAATGAGCCGGTACTCTTTGCACTTGGAAAAAATTTTTTGGGAGAAGTATAATATATTGATACACAATGGATAATGTACAGTTTATAAATTTAGAATATTTCTTTCTCTTCATTTACAATTTGGTTACTGGAGAAAATATCATTGCCTTGCCGGATAGGGCATATGAACTCTGGTCTCTATTTCAGATTTTCTCGGCTATACTCTCAACACTTCTGATTTTCGGAATTGTCTACGCAGTAATCAGAATATGGCAAATACGAAAAGAGGAAGTAGCAATATATGGTTCACGAAAATCTTCACAATTAGAGTATGTCACACAAGAGGGGAACAAAAGATGGGAGAAAATAATGGAACTTGCTTCATCTGAAAATCCAAAAGAATGGCGGCTTGCGATAATGGAGGCAGATGTGCTTCTTGATGAATTAGTGACTAAAATGGGGTACCGTGGTGAAAGTTTGGGAGAGAAAATGAAAGGAATTGAAAAGAGTGATTTTACTACATTGGAACTTGCATGGGAGGCACACAAAGTTCGCAACACCATTGTGCACAGTAGTTCTGATTTTATTTTGACTCAGCGCGAGGCGAAGCGCATCATGGATCTCTACAAACAGGTATTTGAGGAGTTTCAGTTTATTTAGAATATTTGTTATTGTAGTAACCGCTGGCACTAGAGAGTAAAGTTAAAGGCTCTCACAAATGAAAGCCTTTAACTTAACTTGTTGCGGAGGCCGAATCTCCTCGGAAACCCACGGTTTTCCGACAGCTTCGCCTGCCTTCCTCCACGGTGAACCTATGGTTCCCCGACCCCCTCCTAAAATCCGGCACTAGAGAGTAAAGTTAAAGGCTCTCACAAATGAAAGCCTTTAACTTAACTTGTTGCGGAGGCCGGATTTGCACCGGCGCCTGGAGGTTATGAGCCTCCCGAGGTACTACTCCTCCACTCCGCTATATAAGTGCACATGGTATACCAAAACGGTACAAATCTCAAGTATTATTGAAGTATGTTAATGAAAATGGTATTTTTGTGTATACACACATGCCGGCGTAGCCCCGACGCAAAGTCGGGGTCCCGACAGAATCGTCGGGACTCAGTTATGTAAAAATAAAATGAGACGTACACTGGCATACAATATGATAAAGTGTAAATAGAGCCGGCGTAGCTCAGTTGGTTAGAGCGCAACACTCATAAAGTTGAGGTCCCAAGTTCAATTCTTGGCGTCGGCACCATCTACCATAAATAACGTAGGTAAGGTAGAATATCGAAATGCGGTGGTAGCTCAACTGGTTAGAGCACTCGCCTGTCACGCGAGAGGTTGCGGGTTCAAGTCCCGTCCGCCGCGCTAGGCAAAATGCTGATAGCAG
It contains:
- the gatA gene encoding Asp-tRNA(Asn)/Glu-tRNA(Gln) amidotransferase subunit GatA, encoding MTIMTAREKLDRGELSAVELAEHYLANIKSNEKSVSAYLEVFDNIKEQAKAADEKIRTKENVTALTGIPIALKDNILQVGRYATAGSKILEKYRATYDATVVKKLKQEGVVFIGRTNLDEFAMGSSTENSAFEQTTNPYDNNRVPGGSSGGSAAAVSYGGALVALGSDTGGSVRQPASFCGVVGLKPTYGSVSRCGLIALGSSLDVIGPMGRSVGDVEILFDAIKGEDPLDNTSIPLKEVKGKTKQRCVIGVPRHFMEEGIDDDVLLNFNESLEKLRNLGHEIKDITLPNIKHSLAVYYILMPAEASANLSRFDGVKYGLHVDGKNLLEDYTKTRGLGFGSEVRKRILLGTYLLSAGYYDSYYNKAQSLRELITRDFTDVFNSGNVDVVATPTTPTPAFKIGEKSDSLSMYLADIFTVPANLTGMPALSLPSGLVSRDGTGLPVGFQLTALHQNEPVLFALGKNFLGEV